From one Anopheles bellator chromosome 1, idAnoBellAS_SP24_06.2, whole genome shotgun sequence genomic stretch:
- the LOC131211473 gene encoding cytochrome c oxidase assembly protein COX19 → MTSMTFGQKKFIPTAPEKGSFPLDHGGQCRKLMLFYMRCLRENGDDNSACRQESKAYLQCRMDNELMAREDFTKLGYSDAAPKKNPDSS, encoded by the coding sequence ATGACTTCTATGACATTCGGGCAGAAAAAATTCATACCCACCGCACCGGAGAAGGGCAGCTTTCCGCTCGATCACGGCGGCCAGTGCCGTAAGCTGATGCTGTTCTACATGCGCTGTTTGCGCGAAAACGGGGACGATAATTCTGCCTGCCGCCAGGAGTCGAAGGCATATTTGCAGTGCCGCATGGATAACGAACTGATGGCACGGGAAGATTTTACCAAGCTTGGATACAGCGACGCTGCGCCGAAGAAAAACCCCGACAGTTCCTAA
- the LOC131211469 gene encoding phosphopantothenoylcysteine decarboxylase, which produces MKAKRNVLIGCTGSVATIKLPVLVEKLYQLSDIDVDIQIVATEHAQHFFTRSELPETVLLHTDRDEWSAWQRRGDPVLHIELGKWADLLVIAPLDANSLAKMAGGLCDNLLLCTTRAWDPQKPLLFCPAMNTRMWEHPITASQIETLKSWGHREVPCIAKTLMCGDTGLGAMAEVDTIVATVRETLLAQKR; this is translated from the coding sequence ATGAAGGCGAAGCGAAATGTCTTGATCGGCTGTACGGGCAGTGTGGCCACGATCAAGCTGCCGGTGTTGGTGGAAAAGCTTTACCAACTGAGTGATATCGACGTCGATATACAGATTGTGGCCACGGAACATGCGCAACACTTTTTCACCCGGAGCGAGCTACCGGAAACGGTCCTGCTACACACGGATCGCGACGAATGGAGTGCCTGGCAACGGCGTGGTGACCCGGTGCTTCATATCGAACTCGGCAAGTGGGCCGATTTGCTCGTCATTGCACCGCTAGATGCCAATAGTCTCGCGAAGATGGCCGGCGGATTGTGTGATAATCTGTTGCTGTGCACAACGCGCGCCTGGGACCCTCAAAAACCGTTACTGTTCTGCCCGGCCATGAACACCCGTATGTGGGAACATCCGATCACGGCGTCACAGATTGAAACACTGAAATCGTGGGGTCACCGGGAGGTTCCTTGCATCGCAAAAACACTCATGTGCGGCGATACAGGGCTCGGGGCGATGGCCGAAGTCGACACGATCGTTGCCACCGTACGCGAAACTCTGCTGGCTCAGAAACGATGA